In the genome of Dysgonomonadaceae bacterium zrk40, the window ATAATTTTGCTGTTAATTTGAACGATGAACTGCAACGAATTTCAAATTCCTGATTTATACATTCTTTTTTCGCATTATATACACGCGCTTTTCTTTTATTTTTCGCATTTGTTTTTCCAGATTTTCGCATTCCCGATTTCATCACCACTCTCAGGGTTGTATCCCGTCCGCAATCGGACAAAGGGCTGAGGTGACAGGCGATCCGAGCTAACAGTGTCGTATTCGTCTTGCTGGCTTCCGTTCGGGACAGGCAGAGTCTCGCATTGGCAGAACGGCAGACTTTTGCATAATTTTCGCATGCATCAGAGAAACCGCGTTTCATTTTTCGCATTTGCGCGGGGAAGCCGCGTTTCATTTTTCGCATCATCTCACGTGGTGCTAGGCCGTCAGAAACATTCGTGGCGCCGCAGCTTCTTCGCATGGGCCCTGCCTGCCAGACCTGACTGCTGGCGGCGCCTCGGGAAAGCGGAGCAGAACGATACGCCCCGATAGAGGCCAGTCCCCCAGGCGCGCTGAAGACCTGCGTCTGAAGCATTCGCGGTTCGAGACGTCTGAACATCGAAAAATCCGGACTTGTCAGGGGCTTGTCATCACGGAAATTTTGGACTGTGCAAATGTCTGCCCGAACAAGCCGAGCCGCTTCAGTGTGATTGCTGCAGATGCGCCTCCCGACAAGACGGATGGCGGTTGTCCGTCCGGCTGCGCACAAACACAGATGCACAGTGCGTTTTCTAAAGAGTTCTATGAAAGCAATCAATGGTTGATCGCGGTGATCGACTCTGGTCTATATTCGGTTCGGTTAACTTAGGTCAGTTGTGTCGAGGGGATGGCAATGGAGAATCAGGCGACAAACAATACGAACAGCGATCCCGTCGCCGGAAAATCGGTGGCAGAGATCTTCGGTGAGATCGTCTGGCTGATGAGCCAGGATGCCGCTTGCCGTGACCTGACTTTGAAAGAACTCGAATGGCTGGTTATGCCGGCGATTCTGCTCAGGCAGTTCCACATCACCTACGCCCCGGTTCAGGGCAATGCACATGGTGATGCCGGGCACGGCGAGAGCCACGCTGCCGGAGAAAGTCCGTTGCAGCCCGTTGCCGTCGAAATCTTTGCGCTCTGTTCGGAAGCCGTCGCCGATGCGATCGATGCTGCAAAGCCAGGTGCGCCTCGGTTGGGCATTCAGGACTGGCGCAGCGGGTCGAACAGGAAGACCGTCATCAAGGCTAACATTGTCGGTGCGGCGGGGAAGCAGTCATGAAATATACGAAAGAAAATCAATCAGCGACGCCGATCCGCCAATCAACAGGACCGGCCTGGTTTTGCCTCGCTTTTCTGGCGGTTGTTGCATTCGCAGATACCGCTCCGGCTGAGGATACACCCCTCGATTGTTCAGTCTACCGTCAGGGCCGGCTGAAAACCGTGGATATCGCGATTGCCAGGCCGGAGTACTGGGAAGACCGGACGGCCTATGACAT includes:
- a CDS encoding toxin-activating lysine-acyltransferase, translated to MAMENQATNNTNSDPVAGKSVAEIFGEIVWLMSQDAACRDLTLKELEWLVMPAILLRQFHITYAPVQGNAHGDAGHGESHAAGESPLQPVAVEIFALCSEAVADAIDAAKPGAPRLGIQDWRSGSNRKTVIKANIVGAAGKQS